In Bufo bufo chromosome 1 unlocalized genomic scaffold, aBufBuf1.1 SUPER_1_unloc_1, whole genome shotgun sequence, one genomic interval encodes:
- the LOC120982669 gene encoding histone H2A type 1-like, translating to MSGRGKQGGKVRAKAKTRSSRAGLQFPVGRVHRLLRKGNYGQRVGAGAPVYLAAVLEYLTAEILELAGNAARDNKKTRIIPRHLQLAVRNDEELNKLLGGVTIAQGGVLPNIQAVLLPKKTESTKSAKSK from the coding sequence ATGTCTGGACGCGGCAAACAAGGAGGCAAAGTCCGGGCTAAGGCCAAGACCCGCTCCTCCCGGGCAGGGCTCCAGTTCCCGGTCGGCCGAGTGCACAGGCTCCTCCGCAAGGGCAACTACGGCCAGAGGGTGGGCGCCGGCGCTCCCGTCTACTTGGCCGCTGTGCTCGAGTATCTCACCGCCGAGATCCTGGAGCTGGCCGGCAATGCCGCCCGCGACAACAAGAAGACCCGCATCATCCCCCGCCACCTGCAGCTGGCCGTGCGCAACGACGAGGAGCTCAACAAGCTGCTGGGCGGCGTCACCATCGCCCAGGGAGGCGTCCTGCCCAACATCCAGGCCGTGCTGCTGCCCAAGAAGACCGAGAGCACCAAGTCGGCCAAGAGCAAGTGA
- the LOC120982663 gene encoding histone H3, whose product MARTKQTARKSTGGKAPRKQLATKAARKSAPATGGVKKPHRYRPGTVALREIRRYQKSTELLIRKLPFQRLVREIAQDFKTDLRFQSSAVMALQEASEAYLVGLFEDTNLCAIHAKRVTIMPKDIQLARRIRGERA is encoded by the coding sequence ATGGCCAGAACCAAGCAGACAGCCCGTAAGTCCACCGGCGGGAAAGCTCCCCGCAAGCAGCTGGCCACTAAGGCCGCCAGGAAGAGCGCCCCCGCCACTGGCGGAGTCAAGAAGCCTCACCGCTACCGGCCCGGGACCGTCGCTCTCCGGGAGATCCGGCGCTACCAGAAGTCCACCGAGCTGCTCATCCGGAAGCTGCCCTTCCAGCGCCTGGTGAGAGAGATCGCCCAGGACTTCAAGACCGACCTTCGCTTCCAGAGCTCGGCCGTCATGGCCCTGCAGGAGGCCAGCGAGGCTTACCTGGTCGGGCTCTTCGAGGACACCAACCTCTGCGCCATCCACGCCAAGCGGGTCACCATCATGCCCAAGGATATCCAGCTGGCCCGCAGGATCCGAGGGGAGAGGGCTTAG
- the LOC120982697 gene encoding histone H2B type 2-F, protein MPDPAKSAPAPKKGSKKAVTKVQKKDGKKRRKSRKESYAIYVYKVLKQVHPDTGISSKAMGIMNSFVNDIFERIAGEASRLAHYNKRSTITSREIQTAVRLLLPGELAKHAVSEGTKAVTKYTSAK, encoded by the coding sequence ATGCCCGATCCCGCCAAGTCCGCCCCAGCGCCCAAGAAGGGCTCCAAGAAAGCCGTCACCAAGGTTCAGAAGAAGGACGGCAAGAAGCGGAGGAAGAGCAGGAAGGAGAGCTATGCCATCTACGTCTACAAGGTGCTGAAGCAGGTCCACCCCGACACCGGCATCTCCTCCAAGGCCATGGGCATCATGAACTCCTTCGTCAACGACATCTTCGAGCGCATCGCAGGGGAAGCCTCCCGCCTGGCTCACTACAACAAGCGCTCCACCATCACCTCCCGGGAGATCCAGACCGCCGTGCGCCTGCTGCTGCCCGGAGAGCTGGCCAAGCACGCCGTCTCCGAGGGCACCAAGGCCGTCACCAAGTACACCAGCGCCAAGTGA
- the LOC120982649 gene encoding histone H1A-like — MAETAPAAAAPPPPAEAAAKSKKQPRKSAAAAGGAKKSKKPSGPSVSELLVTAVSASKERSGVSLAALKKALAAGGCDVEKNNSRIKVAIRALVTKGTLTQVKGSGASGSFKLNKKQQETKDKAAAKKKKPAAAKKPAATAAKKPAKSPKKPKKAPAKSPKKAKKPAAAKKAAKSPKKPKAAPKPKKLAKSPAKKAAKPKAAKSPAKKAAKPKAAKSPAKKAAKAKK; from the coding sequence ATGGCAGAGACCGCGCCAGCAGCcgccgctcctcctcctcccgccgAAGCGGCCGCCAAGTCCAAGAAGCAGCCGAGGAAATCCGCCGCTGCAGCAGGGGGCGCCAAGAAAAGCAAGAAGCCGTCCGGTCCCAGCGTGTCCGAGCTCCTGGTCACAGCCGTGTCCGCCTCCAAGGAGCGCAGCGGGGTGTCTCTGGCCGCCCTGAAGAAGGCTCTGGCTGCCGGAGGATGCGATGTAGAGAAGAACAATAGCCGCATCAAGGTGGCCATCAGGGCTCTGGTCACCAAGGGGACCCTCACCCAGGTGAAGGGCAGCGGCGCCTCCGGCTCCTTCAAGCTCAACAagaagcagcaggagaccaaggaCAAGGCGGCGGCCAAGAAGAAGAAGCCGGCGGCGGCCAAGAAACCTGCAGCTACTGCGGCCAAGAAACCCGCTAAATCCCCGAAGAAGCCCAAGAAGGCTCCGGCCAAGAGCCCGAAAAAGGCTAAGAAACCAGCCGCGGCCAAGAAAGCAGCCAAGAGCCCCAAGAAGCCGAAGGCTGCCCCCAAGCCCAAGAAGCTGGCCAAGAGTCCGGCTAAGAAGGCGGCCAAACCCAAGGCTGCCAAGAGTCCGGCTAAGAAGGCGGCCAAACCCAAGGCTGCCAAGAGTCCGGCTAAGAAAGCGGCGAAAGCCAAGAAGTAA